The genomic interval AAATTGACAACGAGCTTATCGATAAGGTACTAACTGGCTTGTTGCGTTTCCATGGAGTTGAAGGTAAATGGATCATTGTAGTGGATATTGAATGCCACAGCATCGGCACAAGTCGGTTGGTGGCTTTATTATCCAATGGTTTAATTTGTGAGGGGGAATGACAAGCCGGAGGGAAACTTCAGATCAAGCTGATAACGGCAAAAGACCACCAAAACTGCTGGATCAGATGCCACACGTTCCGTCATTCTTTTGCTCCCCATTTATTGGAAAGCGGTTATGATATTCGCACGATACAGGAGCTACTTGGTCATAATGACGTCAAAACGACCATGATCTACACTCATGTATGAAACCGTGGGCCCGCAGGTGCACGCAGCCCGATGGATGGACTGTGAACGGCTTTTTATCAGGATCCTCATAAAAAGCTGCGCTACACGGTAGGGAATATCGTAACTGTATAAAAATATGGGGATTTTAGTGTTTTATTAATAAAATCGAATGGTGTCTTATGCGGATAAGGACGCCTGAAACGTCATCTTATACGGATCCGCCTAAAAACAAGTTATGTTTTACCAAGGAGAATGTGATTGGATTCTAAACTGTTTGAGTTCACTGGTAGGTTGGAAAATGTGATAAGAGATTCGATCAGTGGCGTCTCTGGACATGAGTGGGACGAAGATTTTATTACCCGAAATTTACTCAGAGATCTTAGAAACGAATTATCTGGCTCACGGTTTATTGGCCGAGATAGGAAAAGCAGTATCAACTGGCAAATTTATAAGCTCAAGGGGACTTTTGAGAATAACTTTGGTGATGTTGCTTTAATTGTAAATATTAATTATCAAGATGGAACATCGATTAATGGGGCTGCTTTTTTAGAGGCCAAAAAACGGGATTGGCGAAAGATAACTTTTGGGGCAATGAAATTGCCTCAAGCCAAGAAAATTCTAAAGAATGCGCCGCGCTCACAGTATTTACTTTATGACTATGAAGAGATAACCGGCTTCTTAAATGGCTCTTTATATTTGGAGGAGTTGAGTTACTACTACCACCATCGTGGGGGGAATGTTCCGTTCGCTCCAGTGACAAGAGCCGTTTGTGTGCCGCTTAATCTGGCAGTAGCAACTACTTCTAAGGATACTCTTCTATACCGTCACAGCGTTCCGTTTTCTCAGATGCTGTCAAACAGGTATTTCCAAGGTCTGGATTTAGAATTCGATGATACATCTAAGAAAGTAGCTACCGGGTTTTTGAAAAAGTTTGGACTTCCAAAGTTTATCGTAAAAATAGATATCGCTGAGCCAGGTTCAGATGGCGGAGATAATGACCTGCGCGTTAATCCGCAGGAATACCAGCAGATAGACTAAAACATAACAAAGTGCTGCTCTGGGGCAAAACTACGCTGCGCTTCGTTTTGCCCCAGAGCACAGCGTTAGGCCGTTCCCACACACTTTCCAAGGAGGTACCAATGGTCTCTTTTGCTGATCCAGTAGAACAAGAAATCTGGTCCACCGTCCGTGCAATGAATGACGCCTGGACGAAGGGTAACCCCGACGACCTTTCGAAGTTCTTCCACCAAAATATGGTTGCTATCACTGCCACTGATCGCAACCGCCTAGATGGTGGGGCTGCCTGTATTGCTGGATGGAAGGGTTTCTGCACCGCCGCTCGTACCCATCGCTGGGAGGAAATCGACCCTACCATCCAGGTCTACGGCAACTCGGCAGTCGTTGCGTACTACTTCGACATGTCTTTTGAGATGGGTGGTCAAACAATCAACATGGGCGGCAGAGACATGTTTTTCTTCGTCAAGGAAGGTGAAAGGTGGTGGGCTGTCGCCGACCAGTTTTCTCCATATCCGGCCTAACCACTAGTTGCAGGGGACGCTGTGCGATAAAGCCGCGCAGCGCCCATGAACTCAAACGTTAGCGCACAAAACACAAGGGGAAACTCATGAACAAAAAACTTACCTTGATTGGTGTTCTCGTTACTTCGGCTTTAATATCTGGGTGCGCCAGCTCGATAAAAAAAGAGGTTGCTGGTTATGAATACCACATTCAAGACAGCGCACAAAAGTCCAGTAGATTAGAGATGGAAATTAAAGGTATTGAACAAAAAATAGCAGCTACCAATAGCGAAATATCTGAAGCAAAACAAGCAAAAGCTAAAAAAGAACGGATGCTTCGAGAACTGTCAAACTCAAAGGATAGTTCAAAAAGGTGGCTATCCAATAATAGGGATGTTTATGTAAATGGCCAGTGCATTACTCCAGACCATGGGAAAAAACCTGAACCATATTGTCCTTCACGCGAAAGTTCCAGAAAGCACGCCTTAGCATACTGTTCTTTATCAGTAGGTTGCGACGTTGCCATGCTAGCCGTTGGAGATGAGCTTGATACTTTTTCCAAAAGGTTTTTAGCTAGTGAGGCATGTTCAAGGTCTGTGGCCGCTCTCCAAAATAAAGGCTATCGAGCTGATCAAACAGTATTAAATGCTATAGAAGCCTTGTCAGATACAGGATGCAGAAACGATGGCGAAGGCTTTTGGGCAGGCTTGGCAGCCTTCGGAGGATGCATGATGAGTGCATCAATTAAAATAACAAAGATCAATGCTTTTAAAAACTGCGTCACAAATAATCAAAACTCTTGCTATTCAAAATACACAGAATGGTATCAAGAGCCAAGTCAGCGAAAATCAAGTTGTTCATCGAGCGTCAATAGCATTACAGAATACGAAAGAA from Chrysiogenes arsenatis DSM 11915 carries:
- a CDS encoding nuclear transport factor 2 family protein, producing the protein MVSFADPVEQEIWSTVRAMNDAWTKGNPDDLSKFFHQNMVAITATDRNRLDGGAACIAGWKGFCTAARTHRWEEIDPTIQVYGNSAVVAYYFDMSFEMGGQTINMGGRDMFFFVKEGERWWAVADQFSPYPA